A segment of the Desulfomicrobium macestii genome:
GGGCCATGACGAAGGACTGCAACTGCCCGATGAGGGTGTGCGCCCGGAGCACGGCCCGGGGCGATTCGGGGTCGTCGCCCGTGATTCGGGCCAGGATGCGCGAGACCATGCGGTGCAGCGGTTCCACGGTGCCCTGGTAGAGAGCCTCGAAGGCGGCCGTGGGCTGGGTCTGTTCCCGGACCATGAGCATGGCGAACTGGGCGGCCTTGGCGTCGGTCAGGATGCCCATCGCGAAGCCGCGCTGGATGCGCTTGAGCAGTTCCACGGCCTGCGTGGGGTTTGTATCCGCCTCGTTCAGGGAGTCCCACGTCTGGCGGGCCTCGTGTACATGGTTGCGGAAGAAGCGCATCACCGCGTCCAGCACGGCGCCGTACAGGCCTTCCTTGCCGCCGAAATAGTAGGTGATGGCCGCGGAGTTCTGTCCCGCGATCCGGGCGATTTCACGGATGGTCACGCCATGGAGGCCCCGGTCGGCGAAGCATTGCAACCCGGCCTCAAGAAGGCTGATCCTGGCGCGGTCCGCCCGGCTTGGCGTGGGTTCGTGGAGAAGATCGATGTTCATGACGATGCGAATAAATCATCTGATTGAATTAATCAAGCGATTGATTGTTTTTTTGGGGGGATGGGCGCTGACGTTCGGAGTGAGCCAGTGCGGTCGCAATGTTGAGGAGAGGGGGGGAGTCAGTGCGGTCGCCGCGCCGCCGATGCCGGGCAAGGGCCGCCGAAACTCCCTCGCGGGCCTCGTAAGGTTTCTTTCGTCGCGAGGGGTGCGGCAGGCCTGGGTTGGACGATGGGCGACGAAGAAACCGACGATGCCTGGCTCGGTCAGACAGTCGGCGACCCTTGCCCGGCATCGGCGGCGCGGCTCGGGTGGGAGTCATGGGCGGGATATGGGCGACAAAGAAACCTTGCGATGCCTGGCTCGGTCAGACAGTCGGCGCCCCTTGCCCGACACCGGCGACACCGCTCGGGTGGGAGTTATGGGCGGGTCATGGGCTGGATATGAATGGGAATCATGCGGATGGTGTGTGTTTCCCTGAAAAAGACGTTCGGCAGGACCCGTCGCGTCGTTCTCGGGGACGGGGGGGAATACAAAACGCCCGGGAAATCCGGGCGCTTTGTTTGGTGAGAGGTCGGGGCTGGATCAGTCGAAGGCCTTGTCCACGGTCCAGACTTCCCAGACCTTGCCGACCAGGCCCGGACCAGGGCTCAGAACAGGCTTGCCGGGTCTCCAGCCGGACGGGGTGGCCTTGGTGCCCTTGCTTTCGCGCACCAGCTGGAAGGCCTGGATCTGGCGCAGGGTTTCGTTGACGTTGCGGCCCACCGGAGGGGTCAGCACCTCGTAGGCCTGCACATTCCCGTCCGGATCGATGAGAAAGCGGCCGCGCACGTCCACGCCGCCCGCTTCATCGTAGATGCCGTACATCCTGCCCACGTTGCCTCCGCCGTCGGACAGCATGGGGAAAGGCACGGTTTTCGCGGTGATCATTTTCGAAAGTTCGTCGTCGACCCACATCTTGTGCACGAACATGCTGTCCGTGCTCATGGACAGGACCTGCACTCCCAGCTTTTCAAATTCCGCGTGCTTCTCGGCGACCGCCGAGATTTCCGTCGCTCAGACAAAGGTGAAGTCACCGGGATAAAAGCACAGAACCACCCATTTTCCCAGGAATTCGGACAGCCTGACGTTGGTGAAACCGCCGTTGAAATAGGCCGGGGCCGAGAAGTCGGGGGCTTTCTTTCCTACCTGAATCATGGGGCGCGCTCCTTGGACTGGTGTTGCTGGTTGAACCGTTTCTTCCGGTGTCTGCTCGACCTCGGCTGTTGGCCTGGTGCAGCCTGCCGCCAATTCTTCTCCCATCACTGACCTCCGTGGCTAGTATTGATGATAACGATAGTTCTTTCCAGAATGGATAGCTTCACCATATTTAATTGGCATCGAAAGGACAAGGTCCTTGGCGATATTTCATCAATCAACGAGGGAAATAGTTTGGGCGTGAAATTGATGGGATAAGGAAAACGGGGGGCTCGGCGCAGTGCCGAACCCCCCGCGCGGGGACGGGTACTGAATGACTAGCTGGCGGCAGGAGCCGGGATAAGGCGCTTGTTGCCTTCCCAGATCTTTTCGGCCTTGGGGCTGACTTTGAGATACTTGAACCACTGGTGGCTGGCCATGTGCTCGGGATCCATCTGCAGTTCGCGGCTGTGCTCCATGATGGGCGGCACAAGTTCCTTGATGTCGCCGGACAGGGCCTTAGCCGTGGTGAAGGCCGCCGCCTTGATGGCGATGTCCACGGCTTTCTGGCTGAACTGCTGGGACTTGGCCAGGGTGTCCAGGGCCTTGGTCGGGTTGTGGAAGCCGACACTGTTCTCGGCGGACACGTAGTCCCAGAAGAATTGGCCCTTGCGGCACATTTCACGGGCATCGATCATGAGCTGGTCGTAATCGGCCGGTTTTTCGCCCTGGAATTCATGGGCCATGCGGATGGCTTCATGCGCCTTGACCGAGATGTCCTGGGCGGCCATGAGCTGCTGCCAGACCTTGTCCTGGGTGTAGATGACCCGCTGCTTCAGGTATTCGGGGCTCTTGTCCGTATGGCACTGGCGACAGGCCTTCATGTCCGGGTCCTTCAACGGCGAGTTCCAGTGGTGGTTGGACATCTTCTTCTTGCCGTCGAGACGGGTGTAGCTCATGTGGCAGTCGGCGCAGCTGACACCTGCCGCGCCATGTACGCCGTTGAACCAGGTCTCGTATTCGGGGTGCTGGGCCTTGAGCATGGGGGTCTTGGACACGGGGTGGACCCAGTCCACGAAGTTGCCTTCGAAACCGGGGATCGTGGTATCGCCGTGCCCCTTGTAATAGGAATAAATCTGTTCGGGGTCCTTGCCTTCGGCCCAGGGGAAGACGGGCTTCTTGGGCACACCCTGGCCAGGATCGGTGAAATAGTATTCCACGTGGCACTGGCCGCACATCAGGGCGCGCTGCTCGTTGCGGGAAAGGGTCTTGAAATCCTTGCCCTCGGCCTTCAGGTGGTCCTGCAGGGGCACGGAGTAGAGGCGCAGCTCCATGTTGGCAGGATCGTGGCAGTTGGCACAGCCGATGGTGTTGTCGTCCATGTCGACCTGCTCCCGGAACTGATTGAAATCCTTGGCCCAGAATTCGTCACCGTACTGCCCGACCCATTCGTTCATCTTGGCGGTCTTGCAATTCCAGCAGGTCGAAGGCAGCCCGGCCTTTTCGTCGTAGCGGTTCAAACGATCGATATGCAGGATGTCCTTGATGGCGTAGGTGTGGCCGCGCGCTGCCTTGTACTCGTAGCTGAACGCGTAGCCGAGCCAGAGGTTCTTCAGGTAGGGCTGGGCGTGCTTGTAGCCTTCGGGCAGGGGATTTACGTTGTCGTGCTTGTTGTAGGCGACGGATCCGCCATACTCGGTCATGATTTCGGACTCGTTGTTGCGCAGGAACGTTTCATAATGAAGCGGAAATTCAGCCTTGAAGGCGGAGTTCTTGATCTCGTCGGATTTGAGCTTGGTCTTGAATTCCGGAGCCTTTGGTTCAGTCGCTTCGGAACAGGCGCTAAGGGCCAGGGCGCAGCCCACGGCCAGCAGGGCGATAAGGGATCGGGTGTTACGCATCGGCGGCACTCCTTTTGGCTACGGGGATTTTGGGAGAATGGGGAACATGGCGGTGACAGTCGGTGCAGAACTTCTTGCTTTGCATCACGACCGTGGACGTCGTCGCGCCGTGGCATCGCTGACAGTTTTCCTGGGTCACTTCCCTGGTTTCCTCGCCCGGATGGATGAGATCCGGGATGGTTTTTGTCACCGTGGCCAGGATGTCA
Coding sequences within it:
- the cecR gene encoding transcriptional regulator CecR, whose translation is MNIDLLHEPTPSRADRARISLLEAGLQCFADRGLHGVTIREIARIAGQNSAAITYYFGGKEGLYGAVLDAVMRFFRNHVHEARQTWDSLNEADTNPTQAVELLKRIQRGFAMGILTDAKAAQFAMLMVREQTQPTAAFEALYQGTVEPLHRMVSRILARITGDDPESPRAVLRAHTLIGQLQSFVMARETLLRRMGWDGYDAERAAAVADMLAENLDIFVAGLNTPTEPKPEYPS
- the prxU gene encoding thioredoxin-dependent peroxiredoxin (Most members of this family contain a selenocysteine.), translating into MGEELAAGCTRPTAEVEQTPEETVQPATPVQGARPMIQVGKKAPDFSAPAYFNGGFTNVRLSEFLGKWVVLCFYPGDFTFVUATEISAVAEKHAEFEKLGVQVLSMSTDSMFVHKMWVDDELSKMITAKTVPFPMLSDGGGNVGRMYGIYDEAGGVDVRGRFLIDPDGNVQAYEVLTPPVGRNVNETLRQIQAFQLVRESKGTKATPSGWRPGKPVLSPGPGLVGKVWEVWTVDKAFD
- a CDS encoding ammonia-forming cytochrome c nitrite reductase subunit c552; this encodes MRNTRSLIALLAVGCALALSACSEATEPKAPEFKTKLKSDEIKNSAFKAEFPLHYETFLRNNESEIMTEYGGSVAYNKHDNVNPLPEGYKHAQPYLKNLWLGYAFSYEYKAARGHTYAIKDILHIDRLNRYDEKAGLPSTCWNCKTAKMNEWVGQYGDEFWAKDFNQFREQVDMDDNTIGCANCHDPANMELRLYSVPLQDHLKAEGKDFKTLSRNEQRALMCGQCHVEYYFTDPGQGVPKKPVFPWAEGKDPEQIYSYYKGHGDTTIPGFEGNFVDWVHPVSKTPMLKAQHPEYETWFNGVHGAAGVSCADCHMSYTRLDGKKKMSNHHWNSPLKDPDMKACRQCHTDKSPEYLKQRVIYTQDKVWQQLMAAQDISVKAHEAIRMAHEFQGEKPADYDQLMIDAREMCRKGQFFWDYVSAENSVGFHNPTKALDTLAKSQQFSQKAVDIAIKAAAFTTAKALSGDIKELVPPIMEHSRELQMDPEHMASHQWFKYLKVSPKAEKIWEGNKRLIPAPAAS